CTCGCCACCGCTCAAGGTCCATCTCTACCATCTTCTGCATTGTTATTTATAATATTCATGTGGATTGTTTTAGTGGATATTAGAGACTAAGTTTCAAAATTTTGGGATAAATTGGTAAACTTTCTGCATCTTTTAAAAACAGCCCAAATTAGAGTGTATTACATAATATTAACCAGGCTGTACATAGAGTAATTTATGTTGTTATGCACTTGCGCAATCAACATGCTTGAATCCATATTTAGGTTTCTTACTTAGTTGATATTCATTTTTAACTGATTAAGTTTAGGACAATACTGATTTTGCTTGTTGCATGTGCAGAGCGCGGTTCCAACTAGAAGCATAAAGGTGAGACTACTAGCAGTATTGTTTAAACTCTTACTTATGAGTAACCATTATTAGAAAGTATTTATAACTCTATGTCATGAACTTTAGTACTTTCAATGTTCACAACATGGCGAATCACCGACTCTCTTGTATTTTATGCATATATAGGAAGTTTTTGGTCATATGCCACTCTCGTATGTGGATAAGGAATTCGAGATTGATCCAAAGTGGAGGGACACCATGGCGGACGAGCCACCTTCCTATGTGCAGCCATCAGATCCTATCAGTACCATAGAGGTGAATCTAATCTATTTTTTTTTGCAAATCACTATGATCCTCATGAAGAGCTTGTCAATTCAATAATCACTATAAATGTGTTTCATATGGTAAATGGTCATGTCTCTATTCGATCTATGCAACTTCTATATATGAGTAAGTTCATTCATCATGACGCAGAGGGAGGCATCGAATATAAAAATATGAGAAAATTAATATAGTAAACGTCATCTTTATATGGAATTCTAAATTCGGCAAGGTATTACCAAATTTTCAAACTGTTAGATAAATCGTAGATGGCTAAATATACCCATAAATTAAGACACTCAATGATTTATGCCTTTTACACTAAAATGAATTTCAAATCaacaaaatgggggggggggggggttctatgTTTCAAAATTTTGGGATAAACCGGTAAACTTTCTGCATCTTTCTATAATAGCCAAATTAGAGTGTGTTACATAATAAACCAGGCAGTACATTGAATAACTTATGTTGTTATGCACTTGAGCAATCAACATTATTCTTGAATCCATTTTTTGGTTTCTTACTTAGTTGATATTCATTTTTAACTGATAAAGTTGACGACGGTACTGAATTCGCTTGTTGCTTGTGCAGAGCGCGGTTCCAACAAGAAGCATAGAGGTGAGACTACTAGCAGTATTGTTTAAACTCTTACTTAAGAATCACGATCATCAGAAAATATTTATAACTCTATGTCAAGAAATTTAGTACTTTCAATGACCACAACGTGACGAATCACCAACTCCTTTAATCATATACAGGAAGTTTTTGGTCATATGCCGCTCTCAAAAGTGGAAAAGGAATTCGAGATTGATCCAAAGTGGAGGGACTCCATGGCGAAGGAGCCACCTTCTTATGTGCAGCCTTCAGATCCTAGAAGTACCATAAAGGTTAatctaatcttttttttttttttttttttttttttttgcaaatctCTTTGATCTGCATGAAGAGCTTTTCAATTCAATACTTACTATAAATGGTTTTCACATTGTAAATGATCATCTCTCTAATCGATTTATGCAACTTCTATATATGAGTAAGTTCATTTATCATGAATAGTTGCGTCGAACTTGTTAACGTAGAGGGAAGCATTGATCGAATATTAAAATATATGAAGAGAGAAAATTCTCCATGAAAATTAACATAGAAAACGTCATTTCTATATGGAATTCTAAATTCGGCAGGTATCACCAAATATATATAATAGTCTACTAACTCTTGAATCAACTCTGTATCGTTTCTTGTAACTAGAGGGCCTCAACTGAATCTTTCGACTTATAATAATAGGAATGGTTTTGTCTTCTACCGATACCAAACGTGGAAGACGAATTCAAGATTGATCCAACTTGGAAAGGCACCATGGCAGATAACTTGGAGCCACCTTCTTACGTGCATATTATGCGTAGTATCCTTTTCTCATCTTAAGAACTAATTAATTTTCTTAATAACACCACTATATATCATGTAGATATACATTTTCTAAAAGACTGCTTATACAAATGAAAACTTATAATATATTCTACATCATTCTGGCTCACCATGCCATGGTTTCCTCAACTTAAACAAGATATCTACCGGATAAAGAAGAAGAGTGTCAATGTGGATATCAGCATTGGAGATTGCACTTGTAGTGATCCAAACGTATGCGACGAAGCTTGTACATGCAGGTAATTCGCCGACTATCTTGGTATTGATTATCGATCACCTAGCCCAAGATATaatatttctaattttttttgtaGATCTACGTATGTTAGCTGCACAAATACCTGCAACTGTTCGGAAAATTGCACAAACAGGCAATATTTCCAAGAACAGAAAAAAGTTAAAGTTATTAAGGTAAGTTTTAACCTAAGAATAACTTCAATCTTTTATTTTGTGATAagtttgtcaaaaaaaaaaaatatttgtgagtatacttgttCTATAATTACTTATTTGGTTGACATATTTGTAGACTCAACATTGTGGTTGGGGTGTAGAAGCCGTTGAATTCATCAAGAAAGATGATTACATCATTGAGTATGTTGGAGAAGGTATACATATATAATTATTTGATTTTTCATCTTGTAAAATTTAACAATCATCATGGTTTCTTCAAAAACATGGAACTTTTTTAAGTTTTAAGTTTGTAATTAGGTGTTTATGGTAGTTCATTTTTCGAATTATATTAAAACGTTGTTTGTTTTACACTTTTCAGTTATCGATAATGCTTTACGTGAGATGAGGTTTAGGGACATGAAAGCACAAGGTATAACTAAGTTCTACGTGTTTCAAGTCGCATCAAACTTTAACATTGATGCAAAACTCAAGGGGAATGAATCACGATTGATAAATCACAGTTGTGATCCAAATTGTACAGTGGAAAGATGGTTAGATATGAACTTCATACTCAGTTCTATGTCTTAATTTCATTCTTAAATTAAATACATTGAATTATCAGGTGACAACCGTATCACGTTTTTGACACTTTTGCAGGGAGGTAAATGGGGAGACTCGTCTTGGTTTCTTTGCTCTTAGAGCAATCCAACCAGGAGAAGAGTTAACTTTTGATTATGGGGACAGGTAATCATTAATTTGCACCCTCTTATCCATCCACTATAACaaacaaaaatataataaattataTTTTTGATATTGGCATGTAGTTATGAGATGTATGACCGTGATAGAGTAAAGTGCCGTTGTGGTGCTCCAAATTGTCGTGGCTATCTTGGTACAAAAAAGGCCTAGCTAGGTGGGTGATTATGTCTCAGGAGCAGCTATTAAATGAGCAAAAGAGCAATTTATGTTGACAATGTCTTCATATCCAACTAAGCATTTTTAAGGCTATTCTTGTTGTATAATAGTTTTTACACCATGAAAGTCAAAACAAGACCAGAAAAGAGGTTTATGAATATATGTGTTACATTATGGAGACATTGAAGTTTGCTTTTTTACTTTGATATCAA
The sequence above is drawn from the Helianthus annuus cultivar XRQ/B chromosome 12, HanXRQr2.0-SUNRISE, whole genome shotgun sequence genome and encodes:
- the LOC110892371 gene encoding histone-lysine N-methyltransferase ASHR3, whose protein sequence is MPWFPQLKQDIYRIKKKSVNVDISIGDCTCSDPNVCDEACTCSCTNTCNCSENCTNRQYFQEQKKVKVIKTQHCGWGVEAVEFIKKDDYIIEYVGEVIDNALREMRFRDMKAQGITKFYVFQVASNFNIDAKLKGNESRLINHSCDPNCTVERWEVNGETRLGFFALRAIQPGEELTFDYGDSYEMYDRDRVKCRCGAPNCRGYLGTKKA